One segment of Apus apus isolate bApuApu2 chromosome 1, bApuApu2.pri.cur, whole genome shotgun sequence DNA contains the following:
- the LLPH gene encoding protein LLP homolog: MAKSLRSKWRRKMRAEKRKKNAPRELERLKKVLGTHADAVMEEVKEVATVLPPKQVLERGDDCKMEIDNKRNKKTLLDQHGQYPIWMNSRQRKKMKAQRVKRKKKTKVAKGLVW, translated from the exons ATGGCGAAGAGCCTGAGGAGCAAGTGGAGGAGGAAGATGCGGGcggagaagaggaaaaagaacgcgcccagggagctggagcgGCTGAAGAAGGTCCTGGGAACCCACGCGGACGCCGTCATGGAGGAGGTCAAGGAGGTGGCGACCGTGCTGCCCCCCAAGCAAGTCCTGGAGCGGGGAG atgacTGCAAAATGGAGATAGATAATAAACGAAACAAAAAAACTCTTCTAGACCAGCATGGACAGTACCCAATATGGATGAATTCcaggcagagaaagaagatgAAGGCACAGcgtgttaaaaggaaaaaaaaaacaaaagtggcCAAAGGCCTAGTCTGGTAA